In the genome of Notamacropus eugenii isolate mMacEug1 chromosome 7, mMacEug1.pri_v2, whole genome shotgun sequence, the window AATGGTTTAATAAACTTTTGTTAAATGATTCAAGAGCTGAAATCAAAGTTAAGTCACCTTTGAAATTTCAGCGTACTCCTGTTTGTCAGTCTGTCAGAAGGATAAATTCCTTAATGGAAACAAATAGACAATTGGAGAGGTTTGCCAGTTTGAGAGAGGTGTCTTCCCCATTGGTTAAAGCCATGAGCTATGACCATGAACTTTCTTCTCATATAGAAAGTACATCCAACAATTCCTCTTCTGCTCTTCTTTATTCAGAgcataagcaaaaacaaaagtctGTGGCCTTCGCCCAGTCAAGCACAGAGCTAATTTCCAAATCAAGCCTAGAGTCATCTTCTAAACTTTGCTCAAAGGTGAAGAGACACTCAGACTCATCGAATACTTCTCTGATACCTACAAAAGTTTGCAAGTTTACCACATATACTTAGAAGAAGTATGTTCTGCTAATTACATAGACTTTTATAATGTGTTTGAATGTCAAGGAAATAAAGTAActatttttgtcttatttctttaattatattgTTAATGTTCAGAATCTTTGTAGAAAGTTTCATTTGATAACTTTACTATTGATGTAACATTTTAGcttcccttttgttctttaaaaatgtttcaatatcACAATACTTAGAAGTGTGTTCTGCTAATTACGTAGACTTTTATAATGTGTTTGAATGTCAAGgaaataaattaactttttgTCTTATTTAATTGTTAATGTTCAGAATCTTTGTAGAAAGTTTCATTTGGTAACTTTACTATTGATGTAACATTTTAGcttcccttttgttctttaaaaatgtttcaatatcACAATACTTAGAAGTGTGTTCTGCTAATTACATGGACTTAGAATATGTTTGAATCATTCTGAGTCATACTGTAGAGTCTAACAGGCCAATCAATGTACTGTGACTATGATGCAGAAACAGTTGATGACTTTTAAGCCATGCTGTATGTTTAAAGTTAATTTGCACAAACATGTTTGTGTCTTGTCCTATTTGTAATTAGAAATATTTAAGGAGAAAGAGTAAAACTTGAAGCAACTTTGATCTTTGGTGATTTTTGTATGCAAATAATTTGGATTTTGATATAATTGAGGCATTGATGTACATTCAACTTAAGATGAAAGCTTGTAATGATTGtgtttaaatgttatttatttagtatagattttaaaataaaaatgtcctgAAAAATTGCTTGTCTGAAACTATTTAACAGATGTGTCAGAAATCGAATATAAAATGTAGAGGGAAAAGCAAGAAGACTAGTTTGGTAGAGTGATCATGGGGGAATACTGAGAATTAAATCTGAATGATAGGTTGGAACCAGACTGTGAAAGGTGTTTTTAATTGTCAAACAGTTGTTTAAAGTTTTTTCCTAGTGGTAATAGAAAGTTGCTGAAGATTTTTTTGAGTTAGAGGAGTAACATGGTTAAACATACTTCAGGGATAGAGACTTAATGTTCCATATGAGAAAGTTTTCTCTGTCAACAGAGTCAGCACCTTCTTTACAATTTATAGTTTCAGATCTGTAGcactgagaagttgtgacttagACACTGGGACATAGAGCTAGTATGTGCCGGAGGTGAGACTTGAATTTAAAAATCATCCCAATTTCAAGGCtagttctctattcactatatTTTGCAGTAGCTGGACTTAACGTTTATGTGCTGGACTGCAGATCTGAACACAGGTTTACTAATTCAAGTCCACCGGTCTTGCATTCCTTTTGAACTTTTTAATTTTGGTCTTAATCTGTGCAGGGAGCTCCTTCTATCAACGTAAATTGACAAGTATTCTGCAACTAGATTTGTTTTAgaattgcctgggacactgagaaattaaaaagACTGACTCTTCTACATCTGCCCACTGCACTCCCACCACCACCAGAAATGAGTTTGAATTCCTTTTTTCTGaagttgtttcattttctcttgctACCACCAAAGACTCCTCAGATTTCCTGGCACTATTTCAAcctgttctctctttcctgtATATGCAGCTATATCCGTATGTCCTGCCACCCtccctcaatttaaaaaaaaaaatgaaatttgtagTTAAACTTTCTAGGATGGCAGGAGGGAGAGATACACACTGAGATATCCTTTATTCTAGCATGGAAGAGatttgtacttttctttttttggttcaacaaatgtttttaataaacCTATGTTGAGTACGCCATGCTAAACCCAggagatacacatatatagtccCTGCTGCAGAAGAAGCTCACACTTAgcttagggtagctaggtggtggagCGATGCAGTGTTTCACTTGAAATCAGTAAGGCttaagtttgaattctgcctctctattttccaggtcagttgtttttccattaacatatttcacattatcttccatttttccaatcttctcgctatgttctgtgatatgtctttctcataaagtccttagcgtccatctgtgccattctagttttgaaagaactattttcttcagtgagcttttgaatctccttttccatttggctaattctgcttttgaaagcattcttctcctcactggcttcttggacctcttttgccaattgagttaggctagttttcaaggtgttaatttcttcaacatttttttggttctcctttagcagggagctgatctgcttttcatgcttttctttcatccctctcatttctcttcccagtttttcctccacctctctaacttgattttcaaaattctttttgagctcttccatggcctgagcccattgggtgggctgggacacagaatccttgatttctgtgtctttgcctgatggtaggcattgttcttcctcatcagaaaggaagggaggaaatgtctgttcgagaaagtagccttcaatagtcttatttcttttcccttttctgggcattttccccagccagtgacttgacctctgaatattctcctcacacccacctcgcctcctggtcctcccagccagcgtttggggactgagattcaaatgctgcttcctgccttagggtttttggcgggggcagggctgctattcagtgtgagaattaagttcagatgctcaggttggggcagggccgcctctcaggctcagttccctcagggggtttatgcacagaccttccacaatggatccaggctccctcccacttggggagcccctgtctgcagctgcctcttagcttctatctcccggggcggggggggcccgagccatgggggcaccccactcccctctcgacccgccaaagagactctctcaccaacccccgtcacctgttggtgggggggcttgtgccgccactggagatcccgtccctggagcctgctcgggtctgtttctcttggtgtcgtggccgcagcaggtctgggctgggctgggttccgcgtctgcagcgcgacggaccttttgcgagaggtttgcaggtccctctgtgggtggagggatccgtgtgtccgctggagatcccgtccccgtagcccgctcggatcttttcctcacggtgtcgcggccgctgcagggctgccctctgctcccagtcccggcgcccagtccacagcgcgaaggaccccccgcgagaggtttgcaggtctctccggaacagaaatctcgctcgctccaatattccgtggcctctgggtgcagaattcactgtgagttagtcccctctagccgttctgtgggttgtgggttcggagctatgtgtatgtgtgtctttctactccgccatcttggctccgcccccccggCTATACCAACTTTTGAAAAATGTTATTATCAGTATTTTTCCATGAGTATGTTCCATAAGCTTTCAGCCTCAAAATCATAAAACAATGGTTTTCATACATAGATTCTAAACTACAGCCTCCCTTAATGGGAAACTGCTGTGGTGGTCTCAAGACCAGAAGGCCTAATTTCTTGTAACACTATGCTACTTTTTAATTAAGTATATGATGGTATaaaaaaatatgagttattattattacctgaaATTACTTAGATTATAATGTTGACAGCATGGTCCAAGAGAGTATCTTCCATACTGGAGAGAGTGATCAATTTTTCTCATGAAAAGACTTGGCTTGTCTACGGAGAGAGGaagtgaaaaaatttttttaatatagtgCTCCAAGATATACAAactactttcctcacaataaccctgtgagttagATGGTGTAAATATgctgcagatgtggaaactgggtTCAGGTTGTGTGAATCGCACAAAATAACCCACTAGAAAGGGTCAGACTTGTAATCTGAATCCAGATGTTCTCATttcaagtctagcattctttctactataccatgctggCAATTTCTTGGGGAGTTGGGAGCGTGGGGTtgggaagggatggggggagataaGTGAATTTGTTCTGCTTTCCTAGACTTTGCTACCATTCCTCAGCTGCCTTGGAGCTTAGGGCCTCCTCACCCTGCAACATCCTTCCACTATGCAGgtccccttctcccactggtgaAATCCCTGCTTGGGCCTCCACTTTAAGGGTGGGCCCAGGCCAACATGGTGGCCTTCATTCTGTTCCTGTCTTTGCTTCCAGCTTTCCTGACTTTGACACCATGCCTCACCCCATTCAGCTTTTGggtgttattttcctccattagagTGTAACAAACTCctggagggtagggactatctttatttcttcttgcatttgtatcccatgtgcttagcacaatacctggcacatagtaagcacttaagtttttttctttttctttttggtcccaCTACCACAAGCCTATTTCCAGACTAATCTTGGGATATGGATCCAGCTGGGAAGAATTAAAGATCTCTGTGGTTCACAGTGATTCCAGGTGTAGCTCACAGAAAATCTAAACTGAAGAGTATTCACTTGAAGGCCCACTAAGGGTATTTCTTAACTACTTAGGTGGTTGTGTTCACTTTTGGATAGGCTTGGGGGTATTTAGCAGCAGTACTAAAAGATCAGTTGTGTCTATAACCAGCTCATCTAAAGGAACCCTGCAGACCAAGTTGGTTCTGGGCCACAAATGAAGTCACTTACACATCAATATCAACTTAAGGTACCCTCCTCAGAATAAGCCTGAGGACAGTAGTGCAAGTatttctgcctccattttataaacaaggaagCCAGGTCTCTAAGAAGTTAAATAACCTCCCTATAATCCCAGTTAGTAAAtggaattttgaactcaggttctccaactctgaggctgctagatcttctgtgcCATGTCACCCCAATGGCAGAATCCTCTAGGCTTCCTATGAGTCTTACAGACCAAGGGTTATCTAAGATTATACCTCCTGTTGATATTTCCAGAATGCTTAGACTAACTCAAAACTCCACCAACCACACACCAGTATGTTTTCTGCTTACCAGTAGCTGTGTTTTTGACCCACTATCTCATTTTGGGTCTGCAGGTTTATCTAGGTCTTTTTGCTTGGGGAATCGCTGggcaataataattatatagaGCTTactggcactgtgctagatgctttacagtctcatttaatcctgacaAAATCCCTGGGAAGTTGGTGatgatatccccattttacagataggaataCTAAggtagagaggttaagtgacctgcccaaagtcacagataGTATGTCTGATccctcatttgaactcagatcttcctgacttcaggcccaagattctatttactgtaccacctagctgcttcaaatGTGCCCCAACACTCTACATAATTATAAATATCCTTTGGACCTAGGACTCCCCCCCCGGATAGAAATTATCTACACACATAATATCTCATAGTATCATTCCTACAATTCTCTTTTGAATATCCAGGCCTCCTTTCcatttttgcatttttccttGGTATACACCAGCAACTGTTCCTAGGGGGTACTGTCTACTTCAAGCTATTCCACTCGTTCCTGGTTCAGGTCTTACATATGAATATACCACCTCAAAATTTCCACTTAGAAGCCTCTGGACACCTGTTCTCAAACCACTGCCTGCTGAACTTTTGCTATGCATACCTGCTTTCCCTCCATATCCTTAAAGCCTCAAAGACCATTACTACTATAAATGCAGCTTAGCACAACACAGATCTTATGCTTGATAAttatgttaccttgggcaagtcacttaacctgagcCCCcattccctcatctctaaaatgaatataaatatttacaatCCTTCCCTCACAAGGCTATATATTTTGAGCAGGAGGTAAGGTGAAGCTCAGTACAGGAGGTTCAGACTTTAGGTTAAGAATTCAAGATGTATTACTAACAATTTGTTACTGTATGAACTGTGTGCAAGGTACTGTAAAAACGCCAAATGATTGCAACAACTTTCTatgataaaggtttcatatccAAGATATGTAAAGAACTGATACAAATTTGTGAAACTGAGAGCTAATCCCCAAGAGATAGCCAAAGTATATATacaagttttcaaagaaagaaaaacaaattatcatATCAAGTGCTTTAAATCCCTAGAGAAATACCAATGAAAGCAACTTTAAGGTTTTAACCGTATACccattaaaaataaagagaaaatggcaATTACTAGAGGAACTGAGGGATAAGAGGAACACTGGTGCATTGTTGCTGGAACTGCAAGTTAGTACAACCCTTTTGGAAGATGAATATGGAGCTAAGTTCCAAAACTTACTAAACTGAACCCAGATATACCACTAGGCCTATactcaaagagaaaagaaggaagacgaaagggacctgtatgtacaaaaataacatAGGAGCTTTTTTCACAGTAGCCCCAAACTGAAAACTAAGTAGCTGTCTTAATGCAGAGTGGTGAAACCAATTCTGATATACAAACATAGTGGAATATTatcatgccataagaaatgacaacttCAGAGGAAACTTGTAAGACTTCAGTTAATGGATatagagtgaagtgagaaaatgaacaatttatacaatgacaaaaattttgaaaaaaacaacttgatTAAAGACTTTagattctgatcaatgcaataataaACCATGAGTTCAGGAGACTAAAGATGACACTTGCCTCCTGtcagaggtgatgaacttaaaatgcagaaatatattttggaaCATGGTCaaagtgagaatttgttttgctttattatatatgtttatgacAAGTGTTTTGATTTTCATGGGGGGGATGTGTGGTGGGAGGggcaaatacattaaaaaattaataaacttaTTTTAACAACAAACAAAATCCAACTTAAGTATGCTAACTGGAAATTTGTAACCTAAATTGAATATACAGAGACAAAATTAAGTGGTAAAACACAGACTGAAATGACAACTTTGCAAAAGCAGATTGGCAAGTTTTCTTGGGAACCCTTCCTGTTTTTGTTGAAGCTGTCCTTTCATGCTGTGTTTCAGACTAGTGGTTTGGTTTTTTGCAGGCAATGGGTGGTATGTGGTTGCCTTATTCACCTACAATCCCAGGTATGCTTCCACAGTCTCCTTCATGGCCTCATTTATTGTCATAATTTAACTACCTTGTGATTTCCTACACAAGAGATCCTTGATGGTCTGTTTGTCTCAGAGATAATCTCCATCCACTCTTTCAGGGGAAGATTAGTTTCCTAATTTTGGATCCTTCACATCAAATCAACCTATTTACTACCGGAACAGCAACAGTCATTGCTAAAGTTTCAAAGGAGTTATGTCCAAGAAAACTGGGTGGGGATTAAAGTGGGTACCAAAGGAAAAGCAGTTCCCACCCCCTCCAAGAAGAAGGAGCTGTTGCTCTTCTGGTAGGAAGATGCTGGTATGGTTGTGCAGCATTAGAGGCCATGGAACACAGGCTGTGTCAATACGGTATTCAGAGCTCAGTTTTGTGGTCAAGTCAATCACTGTCACTCCAGGAACAGAGGAGGAATGAATCCAGACCCCTCCCACCAGCAGCAGCTTTCCATCAAATACATGGGCTGTGTGAGAATACCTTGGGGTGATGGGAGGCTGGACCTCCAACCTTTCCCAACAAAATCCATTAGAGACTGGTTTCAGAAAGTGTACAGAGCCTAGCGGTTCCTCTGAAACACTGAGGCCTCCTGCGATGAGGGCTCCTCCCTTCCAACTGCAGGCACTATGAGAGTGTCGAGCATCAGGTTCTGGCCCTTCTACTGGCAAAGTGACCCAGGTCATTGTGTCCACGTGTAGGAAATGGCAGTCACCTAGCACAGCATCCCTCCCATTGCGCCCCCCATATACAAACAAGTATGTCTGCCTTTGACAAAggactttggcagctgagtgtcGCCATCGTGGGGAGGGGAACTCCGCCTCTGGGCCAACCTCTGTGACTGTCACCTTCAGGGGGTCAGCACCGTTTCCCtctggggaggggcaggagagcCAGTACATCCCCGAGACGGGAGCCACTGGGGACAGCCTCCCACCCAGCACGAGAACGCGAGTGTCAGAGAAGGGGGTCATGGTGTGGAAGAGGCGTCCATCCCACTGGGCTCCGGCCCCCCACACAGGGCCCGCACTCCACCCGGAGCCGGGTCGTCTACGTAGCACGTGACACGTGCTCATCCTGGCATGTCGCCCCTCGTGCTCCCCAAAGCCCCCAGTGCTGAGGATAACACCGGGGCCCAGAAGGGCCGAGGCATGGCCAAACCGCTTCAGGTCACAGCCCCGGCCCTCCTCTAACACGCGGGCGCACAGGACGCCCGCCAGGGGGGCCGGCTCCACCCGAGGAAAGGCGTGCTCGGGTGGGAGCAGCTCGGCCGGGGCCAGGGCACCCGCGGTGGAGGCGGCCAGGATGAAATAGTGGGAGCACTTGAGGTGCCACTCCTCAAACTCGTCGAAGGGCTCGAGCGTCTCCACGCGCCGGCGCTCCTGGGCCGGCAGCAGGCCGCGGTAGAACTCGTTCATGTCCAGGGCACTGCAGGCCGCCCAGCCCGCGTCCAGGAAGCGCCGCTGCTGGGCCGCCACGTCGGGGAGGCCGGCCAGGCCTTGCAGCGGCGAGCTCAGCCGCTCGAAGTGTCGCCGCATGACGCGGCCGAAGGCGTCGTGGGGCCCGGTCTGCTCGTACAGCACGAAGAGGGCGTCGGCGAAGCGGCCCGCGGCCCAGGCCAGCAGGGCGGCCGCGCTGCCCGGCTCCAGGTACGAGAGCACGGCCTCGGCCAGCAGCAGCGTGGGCGCGCCGGCCTCCAGCCCGGACGCCTCCAGGGCTCGGGCCAGCGCCGGCAGGTCGCACAGGTCGCTGCCCAGGAGACGGTAGTCCTCGCTGGTGAAGCGCAGCGCCGAGCCGGGGCCGGCGCCCAGGGGGCCCAGGGGCGGCCCGGCCAGAGCGGCCAGCTCCGGCGTGGCGCGAATCGTCGCCGCCTTCCGCTCGGCCACGTCCGGGAGGTCCACTTCCCACACGGCGGCCCAAGTCAGCCGGCCCGCGGCTTTGAGGCGGAAGTACAGCGAGTCCGACCCCGCGCCCAGCGACAGGATCTGGCGGCGCGGTCCGCCCGCGGCGGGAGCGCGCTCCAGGAAGGCGCGCGCACAGTGCCTCACGGCCCGCGCACGCACGTAGTAGCCGCGGTGGATGAGCGGCGCGCGCCGCGGGGCGCCCGCCACCAGCAGCGCCGCGAAGGGGTCGCGCACGTAGCCGTGGGCCGCCAGGGAGCTCTTGCTGAGGGAGCTGCTGTCGTTCGTACTCTGGACCGCCCCAGCCCGGCGCTCGCGGCCGCGCGGGCCCATGGCCGCCGGCACCCGCCTGGAGGCCGAGACACGTCCGGAGGGGCGCTCACCGACGAGTGGTCCCCTCGGCACTTGGATTCTCGCCCGTCCTCGCAGCCGTGCAGGCCTGAAGTCTCGCCGGTCTTCCCACGCGTCCCGCAGGAGGCTGCTTCCGAAGAAAGCAGTTTCCAACCAGttagaaaaggggggagggacgAACACCGAGCCCTGGCTTGTGATTGGCTTCGCCCTTAACGCTTCCCTTTGCCTTCCTGGACTTCCGGGGTGGGGTTTCTGAAGGATCTCAATAACATCCGCTTGACGGCTGGCGCCAGCCATGTGACGTAATAAACCTTTTTCTTAGATCTTTAGGACTCAAAGGAAAAACCGTTTTCTGCTCGTTATATTGAAAAGGTGTGAACTTTTAAAGAGGTAGGTTCGTGAAGATCGGATGCTGGCCCAGTGGTTGGATTGACGGCGGGAACAACTTAGGGGTGGCTTCTGTTGGGGGCAAAGTCGGTCCGGCGGCATGGATCTTCTGGGTAGAATAAAGAGGGGTCCGAGGGAACGAATTGAGGTGTCTCGGGAGTGCTGGGCAGCCAGCACGGAACTTAAACGGAGTTGACAGGCTTCGGTCAGCAGGAAGTTGGGGCGGACAACTGGGTAAGTCCGTCAAGCGTTTACCAAGTGCTTCCTTACTAGGACCCTGCGCCAAGCGCTGGGGGTTATTTTCTAAAGGACCAAGAAACTacgttatttttttaaagttctctgttatacgtaaaaacaatttttaacattagtgtTTTGAAagtgtgagttccaaattctctccttcccctccctctccttgaaaaggcaagcaatttgatgtagattaGGCACGTGCcaccatgcaaaacattttaagaaccataaagaaagaaaaccagaccaaaaaaaccccaagaaacattacataaagaaagaaaaccagaccaaaaaaaccccaagaaacaaTACATAAAGAAAGTATGTtacaatctgcatttagacttcattagttctttctctggaggtggatagtatttttcatcataaatcttttaGAATGATCTGAGAtccatgtattgctgagaatagttaaacCCTTCACGCAGtagtgctgttactgtgcacactGTAatccttacattctaatgagagggAGAAACACTGTAACAACTATGTATCAATATGATGTATACATGGTAGCCGGTAATCTCTGAGGGAAAGCACCAGCAGTTGCTACTGGGGGACTGAGAAAGGCCAGCTGAAGAAGGTGAATTTTGAGGGGAGTCTTGAATAGAAGGAAGAACCATGTTTGataggagaaacagagagcataTGGGTAATAattagtaaaaagaaagaaacctgtAATAGGGTAAAACTCACTGGTCTTGAGTTGCCAATGACAAAAACCAAAGTTCTTGATGTTTTGTTGTTACATTGTAACAGAGTGAGAGATACTgtggttaaaatttttaaaaaggggggagaaaagaaatccttcaataaacattaagaacCTGCTACATgaaaagcattgtgctaggccccaaggacacaaaaacaaagcagtcttTACCTCCTGAGTGAAATACAGCATCTATATATATAACTAGATATAGTCATTGGAGGCTAGAGAGACCATTAACaactgaaaggaaaaggaaagacttCATCTAGGAGTTGAcacttgagttgagccttgaaggatccTAAGGATTCTAAGGAGCCCAAGTGATAATGGATTGGCTTCTGTACATAGGGAATAGCTTGGGCAAAGACATGGAAGCAGGAGATGGTGTGCAGAGCGCAGGGAACAGATAATCTCAAAAGTCTGAAACATAGAAGAGTAAGTTTGGAAAGCGACGTTAGAGCTGTTCTCTAACTgccaaggagtttgtattttgttctaAAGATGCTAGGGAACCACTAAAGAATTTTTAACAAGGAAATTATGTGATTAGATGTATGTCTCAGGAATATTAActtggtagctgaatggaggatggattgtagaGGGGTGAGACAGGAATCTGGGAGAACAGTGAAGAAGCTATTGTAAGAGTTCAGCCTGAACTGGAGTGGTAGTtgtgggagaaaggaaaggaaatgggtaTGAGATATCTTGTGGAGGTAATAGACATAGCAGCTGACTGGCTCTGCTGGTTGAGGGAGAGGGGTACGGTTCAGGGATGATTCTGAGGTTGCAAACCTCTGTGACTGGAAGCATGGTAGTGCCACCAAACAGAAATAGGTAAGTTTGGATACAGGGTGGGTGTTGGTGAGAAGATGAGTTTTATTTTgaatgtgttgagtttaagatgtcagaTGTCTGACAGTCTTTTGGCAATGGCAACATGGAACTGAAATTGGGGAGAT includes:
- the LCMT2 gene encoding tRNA wybutosine-synthesizing protein 4, whose protein sequence is MGPRGRERRAGAVQSTNDSSSLSKSSLAAHGYVRDPFAALLVAGAPRRAPLIHRGYYVRARAVRHCARAFLERAPAAGGPRRQILSLGAGSDSLYFRLKAAGRLTWAAVWEVDLPDVAERKAATIRATPELAALAGPPLGPLGAGPGSALRFTSEDYRLLGSDLCDLPALARALEASGLEAGAPTLLLAEAVLSYLEPGSAAALLAWAAGRFADALFVLYEQTGPHDAFGRVMRRHFERLSSPLQGLAGLPDVAAQQRRFLDAGWAACSALDMNEFYRGLLPAQERRRVETLEPFDEFEEWHLKCSHYFILAASTAGALAPAELLPPEHAFPRVEPAPLAGVLCARVLEEGRGCDLKRFGHASALLGPGVILSTGGFGEHEGRHARMSTCHVLRRRPGSGWSAGPVWGAGAQWDGRLFHTMTPFSDTRVLVLGGRLSPVAPVSGMYWLSCPSPEGNGADPLKVTVTEVGPEAEFPSPRWRHSAAKVLCQRQTYLFVYGGRNGRDAVLGDCHFLHVDTMTWVTLPVEGPEPDARHSHSACSWKGGALIAGGLSVSEEPLGSVHFLKPVSNGFCWERLEVQPPITPRYSHTAHVFDGKLLLVGGVWIHSSSVPGVTVIDLTTKLSSEYRIDTACVPWPLMLHNHTSIFLPEEQQLLLLGGGGNCFSFGTHFNPHPVFLDITPLKL